A portion of the Desulfovermiculus halophilus DSM 18834 genome contains these proteins:
- a CDS encoding Txe/YoeB family addiction module toxin has product MRLVFDDHAFEDLAWFMSRDPKLAKKVVALIQEVKRSPFKGRGKPEPLRHELSGCWSRRINKEHRLVYQVTEDEIRILACRYHY; this is encoded by the coding sequence ATGCGCTTGGTATTTGATGACCATGCCTTTGAAGACCTGGCCTGGTTTATGTCCAGGGACCCGAAGCTGGCCAAGAAGGTTGTGGCCCTGATTCAAGAAGTCAAGAGGTCTCCATTTAAGGGCAGGGGCAAGCCTGAGCCTCTAAGGCATGAGCTGTCCGGCTGCTGGTCCCGGAGAATCAATAAGGAACACCGCCTGGTCTATCAAGTCACAGAGGATGAAATTAGGATCCTTGCCTGCCGGTATCACTACTGA
- a CDS encoding tyrosine-type recombinase/integrase, translated as MALTVKQIEALKPGHERYQVSDEGGLIVRVSPSGKKSFCYVYRVNGKLKRLTLGVFPEMSLAKAREEAGKAKAARDRGEDPVEAKKWAQEAWKSTPTVAEFIEEYLHRWARPNKKSWKEDQRLLEKDVKPVLGDKKVSEVRRRDIIYVLDLIKDRGSMVTANRTFAVISRMFNFALERGVLDASPATRIKMEAEESRDRVLTRPEIKTLHQLLNDQPLWISTRMALELILRTAQRPGEVRQMTTDEIDWQERMWTIPKERSKNGVAQRVPLTDEVLSMIKVARSFSSSKWIFPSPQTSGPISTYALAQGLRKALKGSGLPRTTPHDLRRTAATIISELGFNRLVVDKILNHKDRTVGGIYDRHTYDAEKRQALEAWEAELEQILAGKVDNNGKVIDIRQAQG; from the coding sequence ATGGCCCTGACTGTGAAGCAGATCGAGGCATTAAAACCTGGCCATGAGAGGTATCAGGTATCCGATGAGGGCGGGCTTATTGTTCGAGTTTCTCCGTCTGGCAAGAAATCATTTTGTTATGTGTATCGGGTGAACGGAAAACTCAAGCGGCTGACACTTGGGGTCTTCCCGGAAATGTCTCTGGCCAAAGCTCGCGAAGAGGCGGGTAAAGCCAAGGCGGCCAGAGACCGTGGCGAAGATCCAGTTGAGGCCAAGAAGTGGGCGCAGGAGGCGTGGAAATCAACCCCTACTGTGGCCGAGTTCATTGAAGAGTATCTACACAGATGGGCCAGGCCGAACAAGAAGTCTTGGAAAGAGGATCAACGCCTTCTGGAGAAAGACGTAAAGCCGGTCCTCGGAGACAAGAAGGTTTCTGAAGTTCGGCGGCGGGATATTATCTATGTCCTGGATCTGATCAAGGACCGGGGCTCTATGGTAACGGCGAACAGGACTTTCGCCGTCATATCCAGAATGTTCAATTTCGCCCTGGAACGTGGGGTACTGGATGCTTCACCAGCAACGAGGATCAAGATGGAAGCCGAAGAATCACGGGATCGGGTTTTGACCAGGCCGGAGATCAAAACGCTTCACCAGCTCCTGAATGATCAGCCCCTGTGGATCAGCACCAGGATGGCCCTGGAGCTCATCCTTAGAACCGCGCAGCGGCCCGGAGAAGTTCGCCAGATGACCACTGATGAAATCGACTGGCAGGAACGGATGTGGACTATCCCAAAGGAAAGATCCAAGAACGGGGTTGCCCAGCGAGTGCCTTTGACTGATGAAGTCCTGTCCATGATCAAGGTGGCCAGGTCTTTTTCCAGCAGCAAGTGGATATTCCCCTCACCACAGACCAGCGGCCCCATATCCACCTATGCCCTGGCCCAGGGGCTGAGAAAGGCTCTGAAGGGTTCAGGCCTTCCCCGCACAACCCCGCATGATCTGCGAAGGACGGCGGCCACCATCATATCAGAGCTTGGGTTCAACCGCCTGGTGGTGGACAAGATCCTGAACCACAAGGACAGGACAGTGGGCGGGATCTATGACCGGCATACATACGATGCGGAGAAACGCCAGGCCCTGGAGGCTTGGGAAGCAGAGCTGGAACAGATCCTGGCCGGGAAGGTGGACAACAACGGCAAGGTTATTGACATCCGACAAGCCCAGGGGTGA
- a CDS encoding DUF6722 family protein, giving the protein MNEKQKDSLAKFAYDLARIIAGVAVITPLFQSGKASVLNTVLGLVAVLIFLWIGYALDSKEAKQ; this is encoded by the coding sequence ATGAATGAGAAACAAAAAGACAGTCTGGCCAAGTTTGCATATGACTTGGCAAGGATCATAGCGGGTGTGGCTGTGATCACACCACTGTTTCAAAGCGGAAAGGCTTCAGTCTTGAATACCGTTTTGGGCTTGGTAGCAGTCCTGATCTTTCTCTGGATAGGATACGCCCTTGACTCCAAGGAGGCGAAACAATGA
- a CDS encoding GGDEF domain-containing protein, with protein MTIKEILAQHPDLVWSFFEHTGTTIVVLTDEQYVITDCNANLTRALYVPSKPVGRYLGELLCPLEDTDFSLIVSMQGQTFLPQILRICYTEVLYRCYTFAFQNTYFVLGDRLGSTDNEVLESMSALNNELSTLGRELSKKNRELEEANARISELMRTDPLTKLANRRFFQERFGQMFSLAQRQHLPLSVVMLDIDHFKAVNDTFGHAAGDKVLAALGDLLQKGTREEDLAARFGGEEFIVCLPHTRAGQAWDFAQRIRSELAGLDILSNGYTITISAGAAELVGGDSVDELINRADKALYRAKEAGRDRVVIAGEDS; from the coding sequence ATGACCATTAAGGAGATCTTGGCCCAGCATCCGGATCTGGTCTGGTCCTTCTTCGAGCATACCGGGACCACCATCGTTGTGCTCACCGATGAGCAGTATGTAATCACCGACTGCAACGCCAACCTGACCAGGGCCCTGTATGTGCCCAGCAAGCCGGTGGGGCGCTATTTGGGGGAGCTTTTGTGCCCCTTGGAGGATACGGATTTCTCCCTGATTGTGTCCATGCAGGGCCAGACGTTTCTGCCCCAGATCCTGCGGATCTGCTATACCGAGGTGCTGTACCGGTGCTATACGTTTGCCTTTCAAAACACGTATTTCGTGCTTGGAGACCGGTTGGGAAGCACGGACAACGAGGTCCTGGAGAGCATGTCCGCCTTAAACAACGAGCTTTCCACCCTGGGCCGGGAGCTGAGCAAGAAGAACCGGGAGCTTGAGGAGGCCAATGCCAGGATCTCGGAGCTGATGCGCACCGATCCGTTGACCAAGCTGGCCAACCGCAGGTTCTTTCAGGAACGCTTTGGCCAAATGTTTTCCCTGGCTCAAAGGCAGCACCTGCCTCTGTCCGTTGTCATGCTGGACATCGATCATTTCAAGGCTGTGAACGACACCTTCGGACATGCGGCTGGGGACAAGGTGCTGGCAGCCCTCGGAGACCTGTTGCAGAAGGGCACCCGGGAAGAGGATCTGGCCGCCCGCTTCGGGGGGGAGGAGTTCATTGTCTGCCTGCCCCATACCCGAGCCGGGCAGGCCTGGGATTTCGCCCAGCGGATACGCAGTGAGCTGGCAGGGCTGGATATCTTAAGCAACGGGTACACAATCACCATTAGCGCCGGAGCGGCTGAGCTTGTGGGCGGGGACTCTGTGGATGAGCTGATCAACAGGGCGGACAAAGCATTGTACCGGGCCAAGGAGGCAGGGCGGGACCGGGTGGTGATTGCCGGAGAGGACAGCTGA
- a CDS encoding cobalamin B12-binding domain-containing protein: MTHRLMAEVSELPAIPESSVQAYTENLAAMVEKVNKIMSSRADIGLLIGENPLQLMFENHKNHALFMGNVFALGQYALLIQTVAWAYRTYHSRGFAYAYFPAHLQAWRIALGETLAEDTAGPLIRIYDWMLSRHEEFIALSEETRSVSPQPDQAWKEICNGFVQALIQGDKARVMELGQEAVQSAQDLPVFYLQVVQPAMYAVGEMWERGEISVAKEHLASALVNRLMSAQYIELVRPQGEKRGRAVVSAAANEFHEVGATMVANSLELDGWEVEYLGANMPQDDFLDFVSAYQPDIVALSAALASNLTAVQSVIQHISAWPGKRPKIMVGGLAFQGVSGLAQQLGADGYARDCAQAVQLARTWQEQQV, encoded by the coding sequence ATGACCCACAGGTTGATGGCGGAAGTCTCGGAACTGCCGGCCATTCCGGAATCAAGCGTGCAGGCCTATACCGAGAATCTGGCGGCCATGGTGGAGAAGGTGAACAAGATCATGAGCTCCCGGGCGGACATCGGCCTGCTGATCGGGGAGAACCCCCTCCAGCTCATGTTTGAGAACCACAAAAACCATGCCTTATTCATGGGCAATGTCTTTGCACTGGGGCAGTACGCTTTGTTGATTCAAACCGTGGCCTGGGCCTATCGAACCTATCACAGCCGGGGCTTTGCCTACGCCTATTTCCCCGCCCACCTGCAGGCCTGGCGGATCGCGCTGGGAGAGACGCTTGCTGAAGATACGGCCGGACCGCTGATTCGGATCTACGACTGGATGCTGTCCAGACACGAGGAGTTCATAGCCCTGTCCGAGGAGACGAGATCCGTGAGTCCCCAGCCGGACCAGGCATGGAAGGAAATCTGCAATGGCTTTGTCCAGGCCCTGATCCAAGGGGACAAGGCCCGGGTGATGGAGCTGGGCCAGGAGGCGGTCCAATCAGCTCAGGACCTGCCTGTTTTTTATCTCCAGGTTGTGCAGCCGGCCATGTATGCGGTTGGCGAGATGTGGGAAAGGGGAGAGATCAGTGTGGCCAAGGAGCATTTGGCCTCGGCCCTGGTCAACAGGTTGATGTCCGCCCAATACATCGAGCTGGTCCGGCCCCAGGGGGAAAAGAGGGGCAGAGCGGTGGTCTCGGCCGCAGCCAACGAGTTCCATGAGGTCGGGGCCACCATGGTGGCCAATAGTCTGGAGCTGGACGGCTGGGAGGTGGAGTATCTGGGGGCCAATATGCCCCAGGATGATTTTTTGGACTTTGTCTCCGCCTATCAGCCGGATATTGTGGCCTTGTCTGCGGCCTTGGCCTCGAATCTGACCGCGGTGCAGAGCGTGATTCAGCACATCTCAGCCTGGCCGGGGAAGCGGCCGAAGATAATGGTTGGAGGCCTGGCCTTCCAGGGCGTTTCAGGGCTTGCCCAACAGCTGGGAGCCGACGGGTATGCCCGGGACTGCGCCCAAGCCGTGCAGCTGGCCAGAACGTGGCAGGAGCAGCAGGTATAA
- a CDS encoding LexA family transcriptional regulator, which yields MTSLSFQDFFTRVCQATDIENQSHLAQVLGVGRAAISLAKQKDSIPWKWVFALAEAYNLNSNWLATGTGQPAASQDPSPGSWTRVPHALAVPDRDGDRVKLEITAPRLALPLPEDDAHTPLHLVSLEMTGPCMEPEIKDRDLLVLDQSQQIIHPGLIYALDLAGTLLVRRIDRQQAGAMTLICDNPAFPPAVLAPDQAREVAILGRVVRVIRHLGPYPAPGSTALSQTANHVSSDLPQGEEADHSDPN from the coding sequence ATGACCTCTCTCTCTTTCCAGGACTTTTTCACCCGCGTATGCCAGGCCACGGACATTGAAAACCAGTCTCACCTGGCCCAGGTCCTCGGTGTGGGCCGGGCGGCGATTTCCCTGGCCAAGCAAAAGGACTCCATTCCCTGGAAATGGGTCTTCGCCCTGGCCGAGGCCTATAATCTGAACTCCAACTGGCTGGCCACCGGGACCGGGCAGCCGGCGGCATCCCAGGATCCTTCCCCGGGTTCCTGGACCAGGGTCCCCCATGCCCTGGCTGTACCGGACCGGGACGGAGACAGGGTCAAGCTGGAGATAACCGCTCCGCGCCTGGCCCTTCCGCTCCCGGAAGACGACGCCCATACCCCGCTCCATCTGGTCAGCCTGGAGATGACCGGCCCCTGCATGGAGCCGGAAATTAAAGACCGGGACCTGCTGGTCCTGGATCAAAGCCAGCAGATCATTCACCCCGGACTTATCTACGCCCTGGATCTGGCCGGCACACTCCTGGTCCGGCGAATCGACCGACAGCAGGCCGGGGCCATGACCCTGATCTGCGACAACCCGGCATTTCCGCCGGCCGTCCTGGCCCCTGACCAGGCCCGGGAGGTGGCAATACTGGGCCGGGTCGTGCGCGTTATCCGCCATCTCGGCCCATACCCGGCCCCGGGATCCACTGCCTTGAGCCAAACGGCGAATCATGTATCATCGGACCTGCCCCAAGGGGAAGAGGCAGATCACAGCGACCCGAACTGA
- a CDS encoding hydrogenase maturation protease yields the protein MIEELMTSRILILGCGNTLFGDDGFGPAVIQALEDEELPAGCAALDVGTSVSELLFDLVLQSSKPERIVLVDAVSLPERDPGRVEWLPLASIPQCKKADFSMHQFPSIDLLQELVSQAGVDVRVLAVQAECIPECVRPGLSGSIQAAVPTACRMIRSVLEPGGS from the coding sequence ATGATCGAAGAGCTGATGACCAGCCGGATTTTGATCCTGGGCTGCGGAAATACCCTGTTTGGTGACGATGGATTCGGGCCGGCGGTGATCCAGGCCCTGGAGGACGAGGAGCTTCCGGCAGGGTGTGCGGCCCTGGATGTGGGAACCAGTGTCAGCGAGCTGCTTTTCGACCTGGTGCTGCAATCCAGCAAGCCGGAGAGGATCGTGCTTGTGGATGCCGTTTCCCTCCCGGAGCGCGACCCGGGCCGGGTGGAGTGGCTGCCCCTGGCCAGCATCCCGCAGTGCAAGAAGGCCGACTTTTCCATGCACCAGTTTCCGTCCATCGACCTGCTGCAGGAGCTTGTCTCCCAGGCAGGGGTCGATGTGCGGGTCCTGGCCGTCCAGGCCGAATGCATACCTGAGTGCGTTCGGCCCGGCCTGAGCGGATCGATTCAGGCCGCAGTGCCCACGGCCTGCCGGATGATCCGCTCTGTGCTGGAGCCCGGAGGGAGCTAA
- a CDS encoding UbiA-like polyprenyltransferase: MLQTLSFSWSGLWRELSLFARLVKIEHSVFALPFAYIGLFMAAGGWPGWGLFLVLTVAMVAVRSFAMAVNRLVDERIDAQNPRTQDRPLVTGRMSRPKAWGMTLAAAVVFVLACAGLNTTCLYLSVPALAWSGLYSYSKRLTWLSHFWLGSVLGLAPLGGWLAHSPVLSIPAVLFFLGVTFWVAGFDILYACQDVDFDRTMGLHSIPARFGIGHALSLSTFSHVNASLFFLLAGWTGGLGWIYALVWLAVSIVLLWEHTLVQTDDLGYVNLAFFTLNGIIAVVLCAGVLADIFGPL, translated from the coding sequence ATGCTCCAGACACTGAGTTTCTCCTGGTCCGGCTTGTGGCGAGAGCTTTCCCTGTTCGCCCGTCTGGTCAAGATCGAGCATTCGGTCTTCGCCCTGCCCTTTGCCTATATCGGCCTGTTCATGGCCGCCGGGGGTTGGCCGGGATGGGGGCTGTTTCTGGTCCTCACTGTGGCCATGGTGGCTGTGCGGTCCTTTGCCATGGCCGTGAACCGCCTGGTTGATGAGCGGATTGACGCCCAAAACCCGCGGACCCAGGATCGCCCCCTGGTCACGGGGCGGATGTCCAGACCCAAGGCCTGGGGCATGACCTTGGCTGCGGCAGTGGTCTTTGTCCTGGCCTGTGCCGGTCTGAACACCACCTGCCTGTATCTCTCCGTTCCGGCCCTGGCCTGGTCCGGGCTGTACAGCTACAGCAAACGGCTGACCTGGCTGAGCCACTTCTGGCTGGGATCGGTCCTCGGGTTGGCCCCCCTGGGCGGCTGGCTGGCCCATTCTCCAGTGCTGAGCATCCCGGCGGTCCTCTTTTTTCTGGGGGTCACCTTTTGGGTGGCCGGGTTCGACATCCTGTATGCCTGTCAGGATGTGGACTTCGACCGCACAATGGGGCTGCATTCCATCCCGGCCAGGTTCGGTATCGGGCATGCCCTGTCCCTGTCCACCTTCAGCCACGTGAATGCCTCCCTGTTCTTTCTGCTCGCCGGATGGACGGGAGGGCTGGGCTGGATCTATGCCCTGGTCTGGCTGGCAGTCAGCATCGTCCTTTTATGGGAGCATACCCTGGTCCAGACCGACGATCTGGGGTACGTCAACCTGGCCTTTTTCACCTTGAACGGGATTATTGCCGTTGTCCTCTGCGCCGGGGTCCTGGCCGACATCTTCGGGCCGCTGTAG
- the tyrS gene encoding tyrosine--tRNA ligase, protein MQTDLETSLALIRRGSEEIIEESELTAKLKQGRPLRIKAGFDPTAPDLHLGHTVLIQKLKHFQELGHQVLFLIGDFTGMIGDPSGKSETRVSLTREEVVANAETYKRQIFKILDPDRTELMFNSAWMDKFTAYDFVQLCSKYTVARMLERDDFHKRFESNRPISIHEFLYPLVQGYDSIAMRADLELGGTDQKFNLLVGRTLQRQENMEPQVILTMPILEGLDGVQKMSKSLGNYVAIEEPAGDMFGKLMSISDDLMFRYYELLSDKDMAEVHGLKQDMDQGRKHPKEIKEELAMEITAKFHGASAAQQAREDFARVFSQHELPSDMPEVEVEADQADLGGVLVRSGLCQSKGEVKRLCRQGAVSEDGRKLMDVQYALPRGEHVLKVGKRRFVRVVVRG, encoded by the coding sequence ATGCAGACCGATCTGGAAACCAGCCTGGCGCTCATCCGCCGGGGCAGTGAAGAGATTATCGAGGAATCGGAGCTGACAGCCAAGCTGAAGCAGGGCCGGCCGCTGCGGATCAAGGCCGGATTCGATCCGACCGCCCCTGACCTGCATCTGGGGCACACAGTATTGATCCAGAAGCTGAAGCACTTTCAGGAGCTCGGGCACCAGGTGCTCTTTCTGATCGGAGATTTCACCGGGATGATCGGGGACCCCAGCGGCAAGTCCGAGACCAGGGTCTCCCTGACCAGAGAGGAAGTGGTGGCCAATGCCGAAACCTACAAGCGGCAGATCTTCAAGATCCTGGACCCGGACCGGACCGAGCTGATGTTCAACTCCGCGTGGATGGACAAGTTCACAGCCTACGATTTTGTGCAGCTCTGCTCCAAGTATACGGTGGCCCGGATGCTGGAACGGGACGATTTCCACAAGAGGTTCGAGAGCAACCGGCCCATATCCATCCACGAATTTCTCTATCCCCTGGTTCAGGGCTACGATTCCATCGCTATGCGGGCCGATCTCGAGCTGGGGGGAACGGACCAAAAGTTCAATCTCCTGGTCGGACGGACCCTGCAGCGGCAGGAGAACATGGAGCCCCAGGTCATCCTGACCATGCCCATCCTGGAAGGGCTGGACGGGGTGCAGAAGATGAGCAAGTCCCTGGGCAATTATGTGGCTATAGAAGAGCCGGCCGGGGACATGTTCGGCAAACTGATGTCCATCTCCGATGATCTGATGTTCCGGTACTATGAGCTGCTTTCGGACAAGGATATGGCCGAGGTCCATGGACTCAAGCAGGATATGGATCAGGGCAGGAAGCACCCCAAGGAGATCAAGGAAGAGCTGGCCATGGAGATCACGGCCAAGTTCCATGGGGCCTCTGCCGCACAGCAGGCCAGGGAGGATTTTGCCCGGGTCTTTTCTCAGCACGAACTGCCCAGCGATATGCCGGAGGTGGAGGTGGAAGCGGATCAGGCAGATCTGGGGGGCGTTCTGGTCCGGTCCGGGCTCTGTCAGTCCAAGGGCGAGGTCAAGCGGTTGTGCAGGCAGGGGGCGGTGAGTGAGGACGGCCGGAAGCTGATGGATGTGCAGTATGCCCTGCCCCGGGGCGAGCATGTGCTCAAGGTGGGCAAGCGCCGTTTCGTGCGGGTTGTGGTGCGAGGATAG
- a CDS encoding TIGR00282 family metallophosphoesterase — protein sequence MRILFLGDIVGRPGRSAVSRQLNALKARWDVDCVVANGENASGGIGLTAQNAGQLRTAGVDIMTSGNHIWKHKDVFPSLESEAWLLRPANYPPGVPGRGWGVYSVSSGELAVVNLLGRIFMDQIDCPFRTAEAILASIGEQARHILVDFHAEATSEKKALLYALDGRVSAVIGTHTHVPTADAQITRQGTAYISDAGMCGPYHSIIGMDPDPILERFRTGLPQPFAVGRGEAVIQGVLLETDDSGRAAAFTPVEEFQA from the coding sequence ATGCGGATACTTTTCTTAGGCGATATTGTAGGCCGTCCCGGGCGCAGTGCAGTGTCCCGGCAGCTCAATGCCCTCAAGGCCCGGTGGGATGTGGACTGCGTGGTGGCCAACGGGGAGAACGCCTCCGGCGGGATCGGGCTTACAGCCCAAAACGCCGGACAGCTGCGGACCGCCGGGGTGGACATTATGACCTCCGGCAATCACATCTGGAAGCACAAGGATGTGTTTCCCAGCCTGGAGTCCGAAGCCTGGCTGTTGCGTCCGGCCAACTACCCGCCCGGAGTGCCGGGGCGTGGCTGGGGGGTGTACAGCGTATCCAGCGGAGAGCTGGCGGTGGTCAATCTCTTGGGCCGGATTTTCATGGACCAGATCGATTGCCCGTTCCGAACAGCCGAGGCCATCCTGGCCTCCATCGGGGAACAGGCCAGACATATCCTGGTGGATTTTCACGCCGAGGCCACCTCTGAAAAGAAGGCCCTGCTGTACGCCCTGGACGGACGGGTCAGCGCGGTGATCGGCACCCATACCCATGTGCCCACCGCCGATGCCCAGATCACCCGGCAGGGCACGGCCTATATCTCCGACGCGGGGATGTGCGGTCCCTACCACTCCATCATCGGCATGGATCCGGATCCAATTCTGGAGAGGTTCCGGACCGGTCTGCCCCAGCCCTTTGCCGTGGGCAGGGGTGAGGCCGTGATTCAGGGTGTGCTCCTGGAAACCGACGATTCCGGCAGGGCCGCGGCCTTTACTCCGGTGGAGGAGTTTCAGGCCTGA
- the rny gene encoding ribonuclease Y encodes MELLIIALAGIVFGAGAGFVLHKIFSAKRLEEARTEAEQVLETARKEAQAQKKEIVLQGQDEIYQQKKEMEQEFKERENVIKKQEGRLQQKEERLENKQERITEKESELVDWEKRLSKQERELEEKEQEVEHVMSEQERVLQEISGLTVEEAKRRLLEDIESRTRHEAARMIRQIEMEAKETADRKAKEILSTAIQRYSGEYISEQSVSAVTLPSDEMKGRIIGREGRNIRSLEAATGVDLIIDDTPETVILSAYSPLRREKAKQVLERLISDGRIHPARIEDIVKKVDKEMEVKLREMGEQATFDVGVHGINPELVRLLGHLQYRTSFSQNVLHHSLEVAFLCGVMAAELQIDVKKAKRAGLLHDIGKAVDHEVEGPHATIGADLVKKYGESKDIIHAIAAHHEDVQPKSILAVLVQAADSLSGARPGARKELLENYVKRLEELENVATDFSGVAKAYAIQAGRELRVMIDCDRVDEDQTYLLCKDIATAVEDKMTYPGQIKVTCIREKRAVQYAK; translated from the coding sequence ATGGAGCTGTTGATCATTGCCCTGGCCGGCATCGTTTTCGGTGCCGGAGCCGGGTTCGTTCTGCACAAGATTTTCTCTGCCAAGAGGCTGGAAGAGGCCAGGACCGAGGCGGAGCAGGTCCTGGAAACCGCCAGGAAGGAAGCTCAGGCCCAGAAGAAGGAAATCGTCCTTCAGGGGCAGGATGAAATCTACCAGCAAAAGAAGGAGATGGAGCAAGAGTTTAAGGAACGGGAAAATGTGATCAAAAAGCAGGAAGGCCGTCTGCAGCAGAAGGAAGAACGCCTGGAAAACAAGCAGGAACGAATTACAGAGAAAGAAAGCGAGCTTGTGGACTGGGAGAAACGGCTTTCCAAGCAGGAGAGGGAGCTGGAGGAAAAGGAGCAGGAAGTCGAGCATGTCATGTCCGAGCAGGAGCGGGTCCTGCAGGAGATATCCGGGCTGACCGTGGAGGAGGCCAAGCGCCGTCTCCTGGAGGATATAGAGAGCCGGACCAGGCACGAGGCGGCCAGGATGATCAGGCAGATCGAGATGGAAGCCAAGGAGACCGCGGATCGAAAAGCCAAGGAGATCCTGTCCACAGCAATTCAGCGCTATTCAGGGGAGTATATTTCCGAGCAGTCCGTATCTGCGGTTACCTTGCCCAGTGATGAGATGAAGGGCAGGATCATCGGCCGGGAAGGGCGGAATATCCGTTCATTGGAAGCCGCCACCGGAGTGGACCTGATCATCGACGACACGCCGGAAACGGTTATCCTCTCCGCCTACAGCCCCTTGCGCCGGGAAAAGGCCAAGCAGGTCCTGGAGCGGCTGATCAGCGACGGGCGGATTCACCCGGCCCGGATCGAAGATATCGTGAAGAAGGTGGACAAGGAGATGGAGGTCAAGCTCCGGGAGATGGGCGAACAGGCCACGTTCGACGTCGGGGTGCACGGCATAAATCCCGAGCTGGTCCGGCTTTTGGGCCATCTGCAGTATCGGACCAGCTTTTCCCAGAACGTGCTTCACCATTCCCTGGAAGTCGCCTTCTTGTGCGGGGTTATGGCTGCTGAGCTGCAGATCGACGTCAAGAAAGCCAAGCGGGCCGGGCTGCTGCACGATATAGGCAAGGCCGTGGACCATGAAGTGGAGGGGCCGCACGCCACAATCGGGGCGGACTTGGTCAAAAAGTACGGTGAATCCAAAGACATCATCCATGCCATCGCCGCCCACCACGAGGATGTGCAGCCCAAGTCCATCCTCGCGGTCTTGGTCCAGGCCGCCGACAGTCTGTCCGGTGCCCGGCCCGGAGCGCGCAAGGAGCTCTTGGAAAACTATGTCAAGCGCCTGGAAGAGCTGGAGAACGTGGCCACTGATTTTAGCGGGGTGGCCAAGGCTTATGCCATCCAGGCCGGCCGGGAGCTGCGGGTCATGATCGACTGCGACCGGGTGGATGAGGATCAGACCTATCTCTTGTGCAAGGATATAGCCACAGCTGTGGAAGACAAGATGACCTATCCCGGGCAGATCAAGGTGACCTGCATCCGGGAAAAACGGGCGGTTCAATACGCAAAGTGA
- a CDS encoding cell division protein ZapA, whose translation MPSYNVRILGQEVSFRTNAEEDRIRHAEQLIQERFQGLDTYGSRVSNEKLLILVALSLADDYIQTQQRLEVLEDKVRQLLERMDQEDTSGD comes from the coding sequence ATGCCGAGCTATAACGTACGCATTCTTGGGCAGGAGGTTTCGTTTAGAACCAATGCCGAAGAGGACAGGATTCGACACGCAGAGCAATTGATACAAGAGCGGTTCCAGGGGCTTGACACCTACGGATCGCGGGTCAGTAACGAAAAATTGCTTATTCTCGTTGCCTTGAGTTTGGCTGACGATTACATACAGACCCAACAGAGGCTGGAAGTGCTCGAGGACAAGGTCCGCCAGCTTCTGGAAAGAATGGATCAGGAAGACACGTCCGGGGACTGA